In one Vagococcus entomophilus genomic region, the following are encoded:
- a CDS encoding PepSY domain-containing protein: MKKISILGIVGLSLFLGACTQAKKDEAKQNNQLTSLTSIQQSEGGTSATKETNSISQETTRLTLAHAVQIYESNYPNTSVTSIELDSSFGIYYYEIKGVDDQKEYELKIHAKTGDIKKKRVENLENDEKNGVERKEKGMVTTNLLSLEEITSRAQEAAGDGTAVEWNLEKELDTVYWEVKVKSGKSETDVTLNAETGTVLEVEKED; this comes from the coding sequence ATGAAAAAAATAAGTATTTTAGGAATAGTTGGCTTGAGTCTGTTTCTTGGAGCGTGTACGCAAGCTAAAAAGGATGAGGCTAAACAAAATAACCAGCTGACTAGCCTTACTTCAATTCAGCAAAGCGAGGGTGGAACTTCCGCGACGAAAGAAACAAACAGTATAAGTCAAGAAACTACAAGGCTGACGCTCGCTCATGCCGTACAGATTTATGAAAGTAATTACCCCAATACATCTGTGACTTCTATTGAGCTTGATTCATCATTTGGCATCTATTACTACGAAATTAAGGGGGTCGATGATCAAAAAGAATATGAGCTAAAAATTCATGCTAAAACTGGTGATATCAAGAAAAAACGTGTCGAAAATTTAGAGAATGATGAAAAAAATGGTGTGGAGCGAAAGGAAAAAGGAATGGTGACAACCAACCTTTTATCTTTGGAAGAAATCACTTCGCGTGCGCAAGAAGCTGCAGGTGACGGAACGGCGGTAGAGTGGAATTTGGAAAAAGAACTGGATACCGTTTATTGGGAGGTCAAAGTGAAGTCTGGAAAAAGTGAGACGGATGTCACGCTTAATGCAGAGACAGGTACAGTTCTAGAAGTAGAAAAAGAAGATTAA